From Leptolyngbya sp. KIOST-1, one genomic window encodes:
- a CDS encoding DUF6683 family protein translates to MIRPLKLLTAAIATATLSLAAPRPAEAQFTNPYTFSTWNNPISSSADTAIMNRAFQRMIEGSSSSSAPAAPAPLSASTFRPVAAQLMPQRLAADPALSPTERQQMAAVYSDLLTFYHDWLGQEGEQRLQNNVAGAMTYLLLTSHYILNNGAELSQSDQEAMLQNFNEALSSDAHFQTLSAQAKQELYEILVISAALPLALFFEGHEVGDPASVAEAQAMVEAVLTAILSPS, encoded by the coding sequence ATGATTAGACCTCTCAAGCTGCTGACTGCGGCGATCGCCACCGCCACCCTCAGCCTCGCCGCCCCCCGTCCCGCCGAGGCCCAGTTCACCAACCCCTACACCTTCAGCACCTGGAACAACCCCATCTCCAGCAGTGCCGACACCGCCATCATGAACCGCGCCTTTCAGCGCATGATCGAAGGGAGTTCCTCCAGCTCGGCCCCAGCGGCCCCGGCCCCGCTCAGCGCCAGCACCTTTCGGCCGGTGGCGGCCCAGCTGATGCCCCAGCGGCTGGCCGCCGACCCCGCCCTCAGCCCCACCGAACGGCAGCAAATGGCCGCCGTCTACAGCGACCTGCTGACCTTCTACCACGACTGGCTGGGGCAGGAGGGCGAGCAGCGCCTGCAAAACAACGTGGCCGGAGCAATGACGTACCTGCTGTTGACCAGCCACTACATCCTCAACAACGGCGCAGAGCTGAGCCAGTCCGACCAGGAGGCAATGCTGCAAAACTTTAACGAGGCGCTGTCCAGCGATGCCCACTTTCAAACCCTCAGCGCCCAGGCCAAGCAAGAACTCTACGAGATCCTGGTGATTTCGGCGGCGCTGCCTTTGGCCCTTTTCTTCGAAGGCCACGAGGTCGGGGATCCCGCCTCCGTGGCCGAGGCCCAGGCCATGGTCGAGGCGGTGCTGACCGCCATCCTATCGCCCTCCTGA
- a CDS encoding DUF6737 family protein yields the protein MPDPTLVTSPWQLKPWWCQPWSIVLTGVTIVGGSWLLFHRLWLSGLIAIPIGVWMGFFLLLWPRLMAEAGLLEPHHQVDTPDA from the coding sequence ATGCCTGACCCTACCCTAGTCACCAGCCCCTGGCAGCTCAAACCCTGGTGGTGTCAGCCCTGGTCGATTGTGCTGACGGGGGTCACGATTGTAGGCGGCAGTTGGCTGCTGTTCCATCGCCTCTGGCTGAGCGGCCTGATTGCTATTCCCATTGGGGTGTGGATGGGCTTTTTTCTGCTCCTCTGGCCCCGCCTTATGGCCGAGGCCGGGCTGCTGGAGCCCCACCACCAGGTCGACACCCCCGACGCTTGA
- a CDS encoding gamma carbonic anhydrase family protein gives MDAASASLWPQPDLSQAAFVAPNATVMGHVILHEGCSIWYGAVLRGDVERIEVGPYSNVQDGAILHGDPGQPTVLADHVTVGHRAVIHSAYIERGCLIGIGAIVLDGVRVGSGSIVGAGAVVTKDVPPRSLVMGVPGKVVRDVSDQQALELLEHAQKYYQLALAHAGRSNNLGFV, from the coding sequence ATGGATGCTGCTTCTGCCTCACTCTGGCCCCAACCCGACCTGTCCCAGGCCGCGTTTGTCGCCCCCAACGCTACGGTGATGGGCCATGTCATTCTCCACGAAGGCTGTAGCATCTGGTACGGCGCAGTGCTGCGCGGCGATGTCGAACGCATTGAGGTAGGCCCCTACAGCAATGTGCAGGATGGGGCCATTCTCCACGGCGATCCGGGCCAGCCGACGGTGCTGGCCGACCACGTCACCGTCGGCCACCGGGCCGTCATCCACAGTGCCTACATCGAGCGGGGCTGCCTGATTGGCATTGGCGCGATCGTGCTGGATGGGGTGAGGGTGGGCAGCGGCAGCATTGTCGGGGCCGGGGCAGTGGTGACGAAAGATGTGCCGCCGCGATCGCTGGTGATGGGCGTACCGGGCAAAGTCGTTCGCGATGTCTCCGACCAGCAGGCCCTGGAGCTGCTGGAGCACGCCCAGAAGTACTACCAGCTCGCCCTCGCCCACGCCGGGCGCAGCAACAACCTGGGGTTTGTCTGA
- a CDS encoding VOC family protein: MLHHASIRTQDIHRAIAFYEALGFTVHERFSAGITLACWMEGLGGRIELIQIPEPRPPADAFGDEHYTGYYHLSFDLTQMAPSLPEWLSEVRQRFAESPGAVGSPKVLLEPQQQIIGDRVYEVAFLADADGLPLEFIRVLGNVQS; the protein is encoded by the coding sequence ATGCTCCACCACGCATCAATTCGCACCCAGGACATTCACCGCGCGATCGCCTTCTACGAAGCCCTGGGGTTTACCGTCCACGAGCGGTTTTCCGCTGGCATCACCCTGGCCTGCTGGATGGAGGGGCTGGGGGGCCGCATCGAGCTGATTCAGATCCCTGAGCCGCGCCCCCCTGCCGATGCCTTCGGCGATGAGCACTACACCGGCTACTATCATCTCTCCTTTGATCTGACCCAGATGGCCCCCAGCCTGCCCGAATGGCTGTCGGAGGTGCGCCAGCGGTTTGCCGAAAGTCCCGGCGCGGTTGGTAGCCCCAAGGTTTTGCTGGAACCGCAGCAGCAGATCATCGGCGATCGCGTCTACGAAGTCGCCTTTTTGGCCGATGCCGACGGGCTGCCTTTGGAGTTTATTCGAGTGCTGGGCAATGTCCAATCCTGA
- a CDS encoding GrpB family protein — MPSLYTFTDYSPEWPHAFEQAAAQLRSLLGDDLIAIHHIGSTSVPGLAAKPIIDLLPVAQSIEAIAAQTPQLEAAGYLAWGEYGLPGRRYFTRDRDGYRTYNIHIYGQGDPDIDRHLAFRDYLRAHSPVRDEYAAVKRAAYAQHPTDIGGYSDSKHDWIQTVEAKAMAWYLQSGSNPVPVP, encoded by the coding sequence ATGCCCAGCCTTTATACCTTTACCGACTACTCCCCCGAGTGGCCCCACGCCTTCGAGCAAGCGGCGGCCCAACTGCGATCGCTGCTGGGTGACGACCTGATAGCCATCCACCACATCGGCAGCACCTCCGTGCCGGGGCTGGCGGCCAAACCGATCATCGACCTGCTGCCCGTGGCGCAATCTATTGAGGCCATTGCAGCCCAGACCCCACAGCTCGAAGCGGCGGGCTATCTAGCGTGGGGGGAATACGGCCTGCCGGGGCGGCGCTACTTTACCCGCGATCGCGACGGCTACCGCACCTACAACATTCATATCTACGGCCAGGGTGACCCGGATATCGATCGGCACCTGGCTTTTCGGGACTATCTCCGGGCTCACTCACCAGTGCGCGACGAGTATGCTGCTGTTAAGCGAGCCGCCTATGCCCAGCACCCCACGGACATCGGCGGCTACAGCGACAGCAAACACGACTGGATTCAAACGGTGGAGGCCAAGGCTATGGCCTGGTACCTGCAGTCCGGCAGCAACCCAGTTCCCGTGCCCTAA
- a CDS encoding tetratricopeptide repeat protein — translation MQDISDLRQKAFAASQKGQFAEAEAYWSQLIEYLPDEAALWSNRGNVRVSQNRLAEALEDYDRAVALAPEQPDPYLNRGAALEGLGRWEEAIADYSQVLALNPEDAAAYNNRGNAEAGLGQWETALADYQKAADLDPKFAFARVNAALAEYQLGHAEEAIRQFRSLTRRYPNFADARAALTAALWGQGQLGEAESNWVAVVGLDGRYKDLDWVRTVRRWPPAMVAALEKFLNL, via the coding sequence GTGCAAGACATTTCTGATCTGCGCCAAAAAGCCTTTGCCGCGTCTCAAAAGGGGCAGTTTGCCGAGGCCGAAGCCTACTGGAGTCAGCTAATTGAGTACCTGCCCGATGAGGCCGCCCTGTGGAGCAACCGGGGCAACGTGCGGGTGAGCCAGAACAGGCTGGCGGAGGCCCTGGAGGACTACGACCGGGCGGTGGCCCTGGCCCCCGAGCAGCCCGACCCCTACCTCAACCGGGGCGCGGCCTTAGAAGGGCTGGGGCGGTGGGAGGAGGCGATCGCCGACTACAGCCAGGTGCTGGCTCTCAACCCCGAGGATGCCGCCGCCTACAACAACCGGGGCAATGCCGAGGCGGGCCTGGGTCAGTGGGAAACCGCCCTGGCCGACTACCAAAAAGCGGCCGACCTCGACCCCAAGTTTGCCTTTGCCCGGGTCAACGCCGCCCTGGCGGAATATCAGCTGGGCCACGCTGAGGAAGCGATCCGCCAGTTCCGTAGCCTCACCCGCCGCTACCCCAACTTTGCCGACGCCCGCGCTGCCCTCACCGCCGCCCTCTGGGGCCAGGGCCAGCTCGGCGAGGCCGAGAGCAACTGGGTGGCGGTGGTGGGCCTCGATGGGCGCTACAAAGACCTCGACTGGGTGCGCACCGTGCGCCGCTGGCCTCCCGCCATGGTCGCCGCCCTGGAGAAGTTCTTGAATCTGTAA
- a CDS encoding peroxiredoxin, with product MVANGRVPEVTFKTRVRDESVGGSNPYRWQDLTSSDLFAGKKVVVFSLPGAFTPTCSSNHLPRYEELYDEFKAHGVDTIVCVSVNDAFVMFQWGQKIGAKNVFLLPDGNGEFTRKMGMLVDKSNLGFGMRSWRYSMLVNDGTIEKIFVEPDFGDNCPIDPFEVSDADTMLAYLKGSEPAGVSEPRLAFVG from the coding sequence ATGGTTGCTAACGGACGTGTACCCGAAGTTACGTTCAAGACCCGCGTGCGGGACGAGTCTGTGGGTGGGTCTAACCCCTACCGCTGGCAAGACCTGACCAGCAGCGATCTCTTCGCTGGCAAGAAAGTCGTCGTGTTCTCTCTGCCCGGTGCGTTCACGCCCACCTGCTCCTCTAACCACCTGCCCCGCTACGAAGAGCTCTACGACGAGTTCAAAGCCCACGGGGTTGACACCATCGTCTGCGTCTCGGTAAATGACGCGTTTGTAATGTTCCAGTGGGGCCAGAAGATCGGGGCCAAGAACGTCTTCCTGCTGCCCGACGGCAACGGCGAATTTACCCGCAAGATGGGCATGCTGGTGGACAAGTCCAACCTGGGCTTTGGCATGCGCTCCTGGCGCTATTCCATGCTCGTCAACGACGGCACCATCGAAAAAATCTTTGTTGAGCCCGACTTTGGCGACAACTGCCCCATCGACCCCTTTGAGGTATCTGATGCCGACACCATGCTGGCCTACCTGAAGGGCAGTGAGCCGGCCGGTGTGTCCGAGCCTCGCCTGGCCTTCGTGGGCTAG
- a CDS encoding NAD(P)/FAD-dependent oxidoreductase, which produces MKLSRQNLHERTDQVYDAIVVGGGMGGLSAAIYLARYGLKCLVIEKGKGRSLWMQEVRNVVGVNPDTPGRDILIHGAKQAVEWGADYLRGFVEDVVDEGDHLAVQVKVGKTNSVYPVFRTKYLIAASGVIDVLPQLDDMQNVYDYAGYTLHVCMICDGFDMWDQKAVLIAGKESQINAAFVLDWFTPYISVLTHGLCTVGDEMRAKLADYGYPLYEAPIAKFLGENHKMSGVQLSDGTVIEATTGLINMGSIYHNHYLKGIANLEWDGENLVTNTMCQTSHDRIFAIGDLKQGVNQVSVAVADGTLAATQIWRTIRRASPPRKWEENRAKAEAMVS; this is translated from the coding sequence ATGAAACTATCCCGCCAAAATCTTCATGAACGTACGGACCAGGTTTACGACGCCATTGTTGTAGGCGGCGGCATGGGGGGCTTGTCGGCAGCTATTTACCTGGCCCGCTACGGGCTCAAGTGCCTGGTGATCGAAAAGGGCAAGGGGCGATCGCTGTGGATGCAGGAGGTCCGCAACGTGGTCGGCGTTAACCCCGACACGCCCGGACGCGACATTTTGATCCACGGGGCGAAGCAGGCGGTGGAGTGGGGGGCCGACTACCTGCGTGGCTTTGTCGAAGACGTGGTCGACGAGGGCGACCATCTGGCGGTACAGGTGAAAGTGGGCAAGACCAACAGCGTTTACCCGGTCTTTCGCACCAAATACCTGATTGCGGCCTCCGGCGTGATCGACGTGTTGCCCCAGCTCGACGACATGCAGAACGTCTACGACTACGCGGGCTATACGCTCCACGTCTGCATGATCTGCGATGGCTTCGACATGTGGGACCAGAAAGCCGTGCTGATTGCGGGCAAAGAGTCGCAGATTAACGCCGCCTTTGTGCTCGACTGGTTTACCCCCTACATTTCGGTGCTCACCCACGGCCTCTGTACCGTCGGCGACGAGATGCGGGCCAAACTGGCCGACTACGGCTACCCCCTCTACGAGGCCCCGATCGCCAAATTTCTGGGCGAAAACCACAAAATGAGCGGCGTACAGCTGAGCGATGGCACCGTGATCGAAGCCACCACCGGCCTGATCAACATGGGGTCGATCTACCACAACCACTACCTCAAGGGCATTGCCAACCTGGAGTGGGACGGTGAAAACCTGGTCACCAACACGATGTGCCAAACCTCCCACGATCGCATCTTTGCCATTGGCGACCTGAAGCAGGGCGTCAACCAAGTGTCGGTTGCCGTGGCCGATGGCACCCTGGCCGCCACCCAGATCTGGCGCACGATTCGCCGCGCCAGCCCCCCCCGCAAGTGGGAAGAAAACCGGGCCAAGGCTGAAGCAATGGTTTCCTAG
- the nrtS gene encoding nitrate/nitrite transporter NrtS — translation MKAVEGYLVALVTPHLARRAVRVALFVGTVLFVINHGPALRTGAMTQARWISAGLTFLVPYAVSIHGQYMGRSD, via the coding sequence ATGAAAGCAGTTGAAGGTTATCTGGTGGCGCTAGTCACGCCCCACCTGGCGCGCAGGGCGGTGCGCGTTGCTCTGTTCGTGGGTACGGTGCTGTTTGTGATCAACCACGGCCCCGCCCTGCGAACCGGGGCCATGACTCAGGCCCGCTGGATTTCAGCGGGCCTCACCTTTTTGGTGCCCTACGCCGTCAGCATTCACGGGCAGTACATGGGGCGATCGGATTAG
- a CDS encoding cupin domain-containing protein, giving the protein MANVIAQAPSAPKVLAPGEGDRFQMLTHEMVVKVDRTATQDQWVMYEASDTLGNGAPLHTHPWEETFYILSGELEVTIGRREVVAAAGASIYFPANIAHGFRISSAEARLLIILPGFSEGFYREVGSSGVQLPADMEEFFAICDRHSVRIL; this is encoded by the coding sequence ATGGCTAATGTTATTGCCCAAGCCCCCTCTGCCCCCAAAGTGCTGGCCCCTGGGGAGGGCGATCGCTTTCAAATGCTGACCCACGAGATGGTGGTCAAAGTCGATCGCACCGCCACCCAAGACCAGTGGGTTATGTACGAAGCCAGCGACACCCTGGGCAATGGCGCACCGCTGCACACCCACCCCTGGGAAGAGACCTTTTACATTCTCAGCGGTGAGCTAGAGGTCACCATTGGCCGCCGCGAGGTGGTAGCTGCCGCCGGAGCCTCGATCTATTTCCCGGCCAACATCGCCCACGGTTTTCGGATTAGCTCTGCGGAGGCCAGGCTGTTGATTATTTTGCCGGGCTTCTCCGAGGGCTTCTACCGGGAAGTGGGCAGCAGCGGCGTCCAGCTCCCGGCAGATATGGAGGAGTTCTTCGCCATCTGCGATCGCCACTCGGTCCGCATTCTGTAG
- a CDS encoding TIGR02652 family protein, producing MVNSALQYPIYGPEIQCPHCRQTIPALTLTDTYLCTRHGAFEANPDSKELVHLQSGRHWRQWEGEWYRQHTHPDGIRFEIHEALDRLYTQGYRATRVIIAQRYQELVNAYLERNSPWRGQMETSAAPKLYGLPVEFSPPAEVDPRWAVINFSLEKEPGVPVRYPYFRLFE from the coding sequence ATGGTCAACTCCGCTTTGCAGTACCCCATCTATGGCCCAGAAATCCAGTGCCCTCACTGTCGGCAAACGATTCCGGCCCTGACGCTGACCGATACCTACCTGTGTACGCGCCACGGTGCCTTTGAGGCCAACCCCGACTCGAAGGAGCTGGTGCACCTGCAGTCGGGGCGGCACTGGCGACAGTGGGAGGGCGAATGGTACCGTCAGCACACCCACCCCGACGGCATTCGCTTTGAAATCCACGAGGCCCTCGATCGCCTCTATACCCAGGGCTACCGCGCCACCCGCGTGATTATTGCCCAGCGCTACCAGGAGCTGGTCAACGCCTACCTGGAGCGCAACTCCCCCTGGCGTGGTCAGATGGAAACCTCCGCCGCCCCCAAGCTCTACGGCCTGCCGGTGGAGTTTAGCCCCCCGGCCGAGGTTGACCCCCGCTGGGCCGTGATCAACTTCAGCCTTGAAAAAGAGCCGGGTGTGCCCGTGCGCTATCCTTATTTTCGCCTGTTTGAGTAG
- a CDS encoding Fur family transcriptional regulator, producing MSSQADQIVAILKSRGLRVTPQRFAVYANLLGRCDHPTADDILHDLNQDVPTSSQATVYSSLQALREVNLVREVLLEAGVCRYDANVGPHHHFRCQSCGAIADIPWETLASLNLKTLSPQWQIEGYEVTVRGLCDRCQTA from the coding sequence ATGTCGTCCCAAGCCGATCAAATCGTCGCGATACTGAAGTCCCGGGGGTTGCGCGTTACGCCCCAGCGATTTGCCGTGTATGCCAACCTGTTGGGCCGCTGTGACCACCCCACCGCCGACGACATTCTCCATGACCTCAACCAGGACGTCCCGACCTCGTCCCAGGCGACGGTGTATAGCTCGCTGCAGGCGCTGCGGGAGGTCAATTTGGTCCGCGAGGTGCTGCTCGAAGCCGGGGTCTGTCGCTACGACGCCAACGTTGGCCCCCACCACCACTTCCGCTGTCAGTCCTGTGGCGCGATCGCCGATATTCCCTGGGAAACCCTGGCCAGCCTCAACCTGAAAACCCTCAGCCCCCAATGGCAGATTGAGGGGTATGAGGTGACGGTGCGCGGCCTGTGCGATCGCTGCCAAACCGCATAG
- a CDS encoding type II toxin-antitoxin system Phd/YefM family antitoxin, with product MAPLPSSDSQLHNLEQFRSWKLEDAKAHLSEVVRMARDTEPQRITVRGQDAVVMLSAQTFARLLPLLAEPNLHHLLSQSPLSRLDFEQPSVQAPVRPIEL from the coding sequence ATGGCCCCCTTACCATCGAGCGATTCCCAGCTGCACAACCTGGAGCAGTTTCGCAGTTGGAAATTGGAAGACGCTAAAGCTCACCTCAGTGAGGTGGTACGCATGGCGCGGGATACTGAACCCCAGCGCATTACTGTGCGAGGGCAAGATGCGGTGGTGATGCTGTCGGCCCAAACCTTTGCCCGACTTTTGCCGTTGCTGGCAGAGCCCAATCTCCACCACCTGCTGAGCCAGTCACCCCTCAGCCGCCTAGACTTCGAGCAACCCAGCGTTCAAGCTCCTGTGCGCCCAATAGAACTATGA
- a CDS encoding AAA family ATPase, whose amino-acid sequence MSNPEGPNPEKLAPFADNWAYLKTELAWLDRLLMVAVSRQKRELQELDDFAISDQDRVTRHWWKGIIHLTGQPNYDHARPPKVARPGGNYAQQLEARIVASQRQGVVLALPQLRDRLQLTLFEKNVLLLALAPEVNQRFGRLYSYLHYQHDEADWDLPTVDLCLRLLCRNDLEWRRSRPLIAPNSRLASLGLVEWLNADDTTLLSRHLRLTEDLATYLLAEAPDPASLDTWAIAPAAEAGEASEVPAESWDSLVLPDPQLAQLHTVAAAARATDGTMVLLTGPSGTGKTLAAKVLAAELGLLLVMVDLATIAPDEAGTIPELDDLAELPPCVLLLKNAPHWFGRNPAAEAALVQSWVIQRRRQPGLTLLTTPYLQSIKPSWRQAMSGLVEFPLPDAAAREQLWRRTLPQGTKKARSLRWSHLAQQLPLSGGEIATLAQTAVALAQQEDPPVLTLDCLHQALALHHPGLTLSPAKASRARRSPSPKSS is encoded by the coding sequence ATGTCCAATCCTGAGGGCCCCAACCCTGAAAAACTGGCTCCCTTTGCCGACAACTGGGCCTACCTGAAGACCGAGCTGGCCTGGCTCGATCGCCTGCTGATGGTGGCCGTATCGCGGCAGAAGCGCGAGCTGCAGGAGCTAGACGACTTTGCCATCTCCGATCAGGACCGGGTCACCCGCCACTGGTGGAAGGGCATCATTCACCTCACCGGGCAGCCCAACTACGACCACGCCCGCCCCCCCAAGGTGGCGCGCCCGGGCGGGAACTATGCCCAACAGCTGGAGGCCCGGATTGTGGCCAGCCAGCGCCAGGGGGTGGTACTGGCTTTGCCACAATTGCGCGATCGCCTCCAGCTCACCCTGTTCGAAAAAAATGTGCTGCTGCTGGCCCTGGCCCCCGAGGTCAACCAGCGGTTTGGGCGGCTCTACAGCTACCTGCACTACCAGCACGATGAGGCCGACTGGGACCTGCCCACGGTGGATCTGTGCCTGCGGCTGCTGTGCCGCAACGATCTGGAATGGCGGCGATCGCGCCCGCTAATTGCCCCCAACAGCCGCCTGGCCAGCCTCGGCCTGGTGGAATGGCTCAACGCCGACGACACCACGCTGCTCAGCCGTCACCTGCGTCTGACCGAAGACCTGGCCACTTACCTGCTGGCCGAAGCCCCCGACCCCGCCAGCCTCGACACCTGGGCCATCGCCCCGGCGGCTGAGGCCGGAGAGGCCTCTGAAGTTCCGGCGGAGAGCTGGGATAGCCTGGTGCTGCCCGACCCCCAACTGGCTCAGCTCCACACCGTGGCCGCCGCCGCCCGCGCCACCGATGGCACCATGGTGCTGCTGACCGGCCCCAGCGGCACCGGCAAAACCCTGGCGGCCAAAGTGCTGGCGGCGGAGCTGGGGCTGCTGCTGGTCATGGTCGATCTGGCTACCATTGCCCCCGACGAGGCCGGCACCATTCCCGAACTCGACGACCTGGCCGAGCTGCCCCCCTGCGTACTTCTGCTCAAAAATGCGCCCCACTGGTTTGGCCGCAACCCCGCCGCCGAAGCTGCTCTGGTGCAGTCGTGGGTGATTCAGCGCCGTCGCCAGCCGGGGTTGACCCTGCTGACGACGCCCTACCTGCAAAGCATCAAACCGTCCTGGCGACAGGCCATGAGCGGTCTGGTCGAGTTTCCCCTGCCCGATGCCGCCGCCCGGGAGCAGCTGTGGCGGCGAACGCTGCCCCAGGGCACCAAAAAAGCCCGCAGCCTGCGCTGGTCCCACCTGGCCCAGCAGCTGCCCCTGAGCGGTGGCGAAATCGCTACCCTGGCCCAGACTGCCGTGGCCCTGGCCCAGCAGGAGGATCCCCCAGTGCTGACCCTTGACTGCCTGCACCAGGCCCTGGCCCTGCACCACCCCGGCCTGACGCTCTCGCCGGCCAAAGCCAGCCGCGCCAGGCGATCGCCGTCGCCTAAATCGAGCTAA
- a CDS encoding type II toxin-antitoxin system VapC family toxin has protein sequence MKGWLLDTNIVSELRKTNCHPNVKQWTERQPPQSFYLSTVTLAEIRFGIEQLEDLTFREELSQWLDGTLRPWFADRLLPLDEDVILIWRQRVEQGRKRGYTFSQPDLFIAATAIKHHLCVVTRNVTDFEEAQVPVLNPFVWTP, from the coding sequence ATGAAAGGGTGGCTACTTGACACTAATATTGTCTCTGAGCTGCGCAAAACCAACTGCCATCCAAACGTCAAGCAGTGGACAGAACGCCAGCCACCGCAGTCGTTTTACCTGAGCACAGTAACTCTGGCAGAAATTCGCTTTGGCATTGAGCAGCTTGAGGATTTGACCTTTCGCGAAGAACTGAGCCAATGGCTCGACGGCACCCTACGGCCCTGGTTTGCCGATCGCCTATTGCCCCTTGATGAAGACGTGATTCTGATCTGGCGGCAACGGGTCGAGCAGGGCCGCAAGCGGGGCTATACGTTTAGCCAACCCGATTTATTTATTGCAGCAACCGCTATCAAGCACCATCTCTGCGTGGTGACCCGCAACGTCACCGATTTCGAGGAGGCCCAGGTACCCGTGCTCAACCCTTTTGTCTGGACTCCATAA